In the genome of Thermodesulfobacteriota bacterium, one region contains:
- a CDS encoding 4a-hydroxytetrahydrobiopterin dehydratase: MELSERQCVPCRGGIQAMDAADAERLLAEVPGWTLEEDAKGIRREIRFRNFADAMRFANQVAGIAESEGHHPDLSVGWGYCTVRLQTHKIGGLHENDFIMAAKIDQLLRSFH; this comes from the coding sequence ATGGAACTTTCGGAAAGACAATGCGTTCCCTGCCGTGGGGGCATCCAGGCGATGGACGCGGCCGACGCGGAGAGGCTGCTGGCCGAGGTCCCGGGGTGGACGCTGGAAGAGGACGCGAAGGGGATCCGCCGCGAGATCAGGTTCCGCAATTTCGCGGACGCGATGCGGTTCGCCAACCAGGTCGCCGGGATCGCCGAGTCGGAAGGGCACCACCCGGACCTGTCCGTCGGGTGGGGCTACTGCACGGTGCGGCTACAGACCCACAAGATCGGCGGCCTCCACGAAAACGATTTCATCATGGCGGCGAAGATCGACCAGCTGCTTCGCAGCTTTCATTAG
- a CDS encoding NifB/NifX family molybdenum-iron cluster-binding protein, producing the protein MKLCIPVTEDKGLDSPVCAHFGSAPLFLVVDTESGVCRAIANRTHHQGHGTCRPMMSLASERVDAIAVGGIGMGALGKLAAAGVRVYVTRELTAGETASSLKAGTLPEATPATACGHHGHGPGNACH; encoded by the coding sequence ATGAAGCTCTGCATCCCCGTAACGGAAGACAAGGGACTCGACAGCCCGGTGTGCGCGCACTTCGGCTCCGCGCCGCTCTTCCTCGTCGTGGACACGGAAAGCGGCGTTTGCCGCGCCATCGCGAACCGGACCCATCACCAGGGGCACGGCACGTGCCGGCCGATGATGTCGCTTGCGAGCGAGCGGGTGGACGCGATCGCGGTCGGCGGGATCGGCATGGGCGCGCTCGGGAAGCTTGCCGCGGCCGGCGTTCGCGTGTACGTAACGCGGGAGCTTACCGCGGGGGAGACGGCATCCTCGCTGAAGGCGGGGACGCTCCCGGAGGCCACGCCCGCGACGGCCTGCGGCCATCACGGGCACGGCCCCGGCAACGCATGCCACTGA
- a CDS encoding DUF134 domain-containing protein: MPRPHCCRRVEGKPPASVFKPAGVPVREIDAIAMTLDEFEAVRLADLEGLYQEEAAAKMGVSRSTFSRIVDSAHRKVADAIVNGKALKIEGGPVFPMGRCRHGFGKHHGRQGETE; the protein is encoded by the coding sequence TTGCCGAGACCGCACTGCTGCCGTCGCGTAGAGGGAAAGCCGCCCGCATCGGTGTTCAAGCCGGCCGGCGTGCCCGTGCGGGAGATCGACGCGATCGCGATGACGCTCGACGAGTTCGAGGCCGTGCGGCTCGCCGACCTGGAGGGGCTGTACCAGGAGGAGGCGGCGGCGAAAATGGGCGTCTCGCGGTCCACCTTCAGCCGCATCGTCGATTCCGCCCACCGCAAGGTCGCAGATGCGATCGTGAACGGCAAGGCGCTGAAAATCGAGGGCGGACCGGTATTCCCCATGGGGCGGTGTCGGCACGGATTCGGAAAACATCACGGAAGACAAGGAGAAACGGAATGA